In Palaemon carinicauda isolate YSFRI2023 chromosome 38, ASM3689809v2, whole genome shotgun sequence, a single window of DNA contains:
- the dsx-c73A gene encoding uncharacterized protein dsx-c73A yields MGGSASKAITVIKTCEPVWSVRECRVPRDWSILALQNTRTGKAHYLVICKCPDSAQLDGPLNHDQPTYAQVPGIRVYGMMCVRSGSLSRGRRASHDSPSFPLDRVTEALRDKNVLKDLLEDDQHYAGPQLLEQQ; encoded by the exons ATGGGCGGATCTGCCTCAAAG GCGATAACCGTAATCAAGACTTGCGAACCAGTCTGGAGTGTCAGGGAGTGCCGTGTGCCAAGAGACTGGTCCATTTTGGCCCTGCAGAACACCAGGACTGGCAAGGCCCATTACCTCGTCATCTGCAAGTGTCCCGATTCTGCACAGCTCG ATGGCCCTCTTAACCACGACCAGCCAACGTATGCCCAAGTTCCTGGCATTCGCGTGTATGGCATGATGTGCGTCAGAAGTGGTTCTCTCAGCCGCGGGCGCAGGGCATCACATG ACAGTCCATCCTTCCCCTTGGACCGTGTAACAGAAGCTCTAAGGGACAAAAATGTCTTGAAGGACCTCTTAGAAGACGACCAACACTACGCAGGACCTCAACTGCTAGAACAACAGTGA